The sequence below is a genomic window from Blastopirellula retiformator.
GTTCGCCATGTCGTTTCGCACGCTCGCAGCACGAGTCTTATTCATTGTGTTGACGATCGGTGCGACCGAGGCTTACGCGGTCGACCTGTCGGCCGCGATTGGGGAGTCGTTTGCGGCCGCCGATACGCTGGCCGATATCCAGGAAGAGAACGCCGACGCCAAGGCCTGTCTGGAGGGACTTTGCTGGCCGCGGGGGCAGTTTGCCGTCGATGTCGAAGCGGCGGCTGAGGAGAAAGGAGACGCCCTGGTCCGCTTCCCGTCCGCCCGGACGACCAGCAACCCGACCAACGATCGCGTCGCCATGCAGTGGTATGCCGCGCGAGACGAAGAGGGCCACGCGATGAAAGCGCCAGCGATCATCGTTGTGCATGAGTCCGGCAGCGGCATGACCGTCGGCCAGGTCATGGCCAAAGGACTCCGCAATCAAGGCTTTCACACCTTCATGATTCAGCTTCCCGGCTACGGCCTGCGGAAGGTACCCGGCGAGAAAAAGAATGGCGCCGAGTTTCTGATTCGGATGAAGCAATCGATCGCCGATGTACGGCGAGCCCGGGATGCGGTCGCGGCGCTGCCGCTGGTCGACGCTGATCATATCGCGGTGCAAGGAACCAGCTTGGGCGGTTTCGTCGCCAGCGACGCGGCGGCGCTCGACGATGGCTTCGATAGCGTCTTCCTGCTTCTCTCTGGCGGCGACCTGCATGACATCATTCACCATGGCCATCGCGAGGCGGCCGAAGTTCGCAAACGCCTGGAAGCGGCCGGCATCCAAGGGGAAGCGCTCGTCGAGTTGATCAACACGATCGAACCGCTGCGAATCGCCCATCGCTTAGATCCCAAGCGAACCTGGCTTTACAACGGCACGTACGACCAGGTTGTGCCGCTCGAGAACGGCCAGGCCTTGGCTGCAGCGGCGCACCTTGCGCCGGAACATCACGTCCAGCTCTCGGCCAATCACTACTCGGGCGTCGTCTTCATTCCGTACGTGCTGACCCATATCCGCAGCCGCATCGACGCGGTCGAACAGCCGAAAGCGTCCGACTAGGCGGACGGTATCTTGCTGCGGACATCGGCGATGATTTCGCGGGGGACGAACTTCGCCAACTGCTCGTCGCCGGCCAGCGGCGTGATCTGCTTTAAGAGTGAGCTGGAGACGTGGCCGTACTCTTCGTCCGCCATCAGAAAGACGGTCTCGATGCCGGGATCGAGCTTGCGATTGGCCATCATCATCGTGAACTCGCCGGCGATGTCGGTCAGCGGACGAATGCCGCGGATCATCGCACTGGCGCCCACTGACCGGACGAAGTCGACCGCCAGACCGCTGAAGTGCAGCACATCGACGTTGGGGACATGCTGCGTGACGCGGCGGACCAACTCGACCCGCTCGTCCGGCGAAAACAGCCCCACCTTCTGGTCGTTGGTACCGATGCCGATGATCAAGCGGTCGACCAGGCGGCTGCTCCGCTCAATCAGGTTCAAATGGCCGAGCGTCACCGGATCAAACGAACCGGTATAGACGGCGAATTTGGGATTTTTCTCAGACATCGGTGGGGCTTTTTAGGGGCGGCGTCGCTCGGGCGACCTGAAGCTCACGTTAGGAAATTCGAGTTTCTGCAAGTGACATCGTAACCTAACCCATGCCGTATTAAACCAAGGATTGGCCCTCGGTCCCGAAAAAGGAATCGAATCGCTCGATCCCCATGCGATGCGATTTAGGCTGGCAGGAGATCGTCTTCCCCTGGATGCAATTGACCTTCGTAGAATTCGTGAACGTCACGCCGGGAAAAGAACCGAATCCCGGCCAAGAAAAAGAGGCCCTCCAACAGAGCGATGGTTCCCACGATGATCTGCCAGTAGAAGAAGAATGTATTTGCCGACGACTGCCAGTCGAATTGCGACGTCGTTTTTGCGTTTGACGCGTACGCGCTGAGACGGCGTTCACTGCTGCCGGGAGGCTTGACTTCTCCTAGTCGCGTCCCGACCGATTCCTGGGCTTCGATAATCAACGGAATGCCGTAGACAGCTTCGACGAGCGTCAAACTAAAGAAGGCCAAAAACGCAACTTTCATCGCCTTGGCGGCGCTCGGTCGCAGCCGTATCGCGGCTCGACAAGCAACCAGCAAACTGCACGTGAGCGCAAATCCAGCAGCCTGGAGAAACCTGATCCGCCAAAGATATTTGGTTGTGACCTGCTCGATCCCTTCTTCGATCGCGATCGCTTCCGGCAACACCTTTCCGTCGTCGGACGTACTGCTGGACACAAAGCAACCAGAGAACACCAGCAATACCAGACACATCAGGTTGATGACTGCGAGCCCCCTACCCAACTTCGCGTAGAACAGCGCGCCGTTTCGTATTTTTTTCTCGGGCGTCAGAATCACCAATTCTTCGCCTGGCTCAGGATACCTCGTTGCGACTTTCGGTTCTGGTTGGTCCATTTCGTCTCACCCTGCAAAGCGACGCCCCAAGTTATTGTTCGAACAACGCCCGCGTTTCCCGCTTCGCGAAAAACCGATAGGCAAAGTAGTAGTAACCCAGCTCCAGCGCGATAAATCCAATGCTGCCCCCGACTCCGATGTAGAACCCGGCCTGCATGGCGACCGCCATGATCTGCGACGTCGGATTGTCAGGGTCAGGCTCCATCCCGCCAAAGGCGGTTTGCATGGCGTCGTACATGGCGAGTTGCACGAAGACGGCGACCGCCGCGCCGACCAGGTCGACGATGGCGGCCGATACCACCGCCCGCCGCATCCAGACATCGCCGCGCACGGCCAGTTTCAGCGCCTTCAGCGCCGCCCAAAACAACAGGCCCGCGGTGATCAGCGACAGGGGAACGATCAGCAACTGGTACAACGCGTATTGTTGCTGCACTTCTCCCATCAGCCGCTGATATTCGATCATCCGCTCTTGCATCTCGCTTCCCAGGCCGCTGGTCTGCCCCGACTGAGCGCCGAACAACCATGGCAGCGTCGCGGCGATCGAACCGAGCTTCATCACCGCCAACAGAATTCCGCCGATCGCCAGGGCGGTCAGCAAAGCAGGTTTTCTGTTCGCTGGCGAGGCGCTTTCGGCGGGGACGAGATCCTCTTCGGCGTCCGACATACGGCGTCAATTCCTAAGGCAGTTGTGATTCAAAAGTGGGGGGAGCTACATCCTACCCTCCCACGCTAGCTGCAGTCTATCGCTAGCCATGCGAGCGGTCGCGCTGCTGAGCTATTCGCCGCACAACGCGAATTTTTGGAATTTTTCGTTGAACTTGACCCCGAAAAAACATCGAAACTATACTTGAGGTACTGGCATTTCCCAGACGTTCTGCGGTTTACGTGCGCCACGATTGGTTGTCTGCGGCAAACGAAAACGATAGCGACTTGGAGGCCGAGAGCCATGAGCGACAACGAGCGCAGCATCAGCGTACGTCAGTTCTTTGCAGGAGTGACGGAGCATACGTTCTATACCAAGCTCGGGGTGCCAAACCCGAGGTTGATCGACTATTTGACTGAACTGTTGACCCGCTTCGTTAACAACGAAGTCGTCTTTCGCATTCGCGGCCTGACCGGCAAGCCGCTGACCGAAGTCGCCCACATGATGATCGAAGCCGAAGCGCGCCTCGGCGACGCCAAGCGCGACGTCCATCAGCACATCGGCGATTTCATCCTCTTCTGGTCCGGCGTCTATCCCGAGGCGCTCAAGCGAATGCGCCGCGAAGACCGCATGGACCACCTGGTCAACTACTGGGCCGAAGGAAAGCGGGCCTACCACGCCGCCAGCGAAATCCAATCGGGCTACGACAAGCCCGGCGCCGAACTCTTGGACGAACTGAGCGATCGGTTCGAGCTGTGCGCTTACGGCCTGGGAGAAGTCCGCCGCGAATGGGAACGCCGCGACGAAGGAGGCACGGGGTTGATGTTGTTCGGCTAGAACCGCTGGCAAACCCAACACTAGCCCGCTGCGCCAGCGAGGGAAAGCGGTCGCAAGCAAATGACTAATGTCTAAACAAGAGGAAGAACCTCCGCTTCTTAGCACTAGCAGTCCGTTGATTTTCTCGACGGACTGCGTGATCGCACGGATGCGATCCCAAAATAACGACGTAAGTCCGTTATTTTGCGAGCCGCGAAGAGCTACGCTCTGAGCCTGGCGAGGTTGAAAAATGCCACGATGGCATTTTTCAACAGGCAGTTAGACATTAGTTCTTAGTCATTAGGCATTTCTTACCGCATTGCCTCGCTCGCGCAGCGGGCTAGTAAAGAATTTAGCCTCGCAACGAACTACGTCACCAGCCCCTTCGTCACCATCATAAACACGTCTTCCAACGTCGGGTCTTTCTCCGCATAGCTGCGGACCTGGACCTGGTTGGCGAGCAGTTTGTTGAGCAACGCGGCAACGCCGCTGTCGTCGGTTTGCAGTTCGCAGGTGATCATCTTGCGATCGGCTTCGATATCGACGTCAACGCAACTCGGCTCGCTGCGAATGATCGACAACGCGGCGTCGAAGTTGTCGATAACCTTGATCTGCAGAATGCGATTCTTGCGGATGCGACGATAGACGTCTTCGATCGGGCCGTGCATCAGCAACTGGCCCCGTTCGATTATCCCGACTGAGGTGCAGCAGTCGGCCAGTTCGGTCAGGATGTGACTGGAGATGAGAATCGTCTTTCCCATCTTCCGCAGCTCTTTCAGCAGCGCCTTCACTTCCAGCCGCGCCCGAGGATCAAGACCGCTGGCCGGTTCGTCCAGGATTAACACCGGCGGGTCATGCACCAACGTCTTCGCCAGGCAAAGACGCTGTTTCATCCCGCGCGACAAGCCATTGACGAAGTCATTGCGCTTGTACGTCAAATCGAGCAGCTCCAGCACGTCGGTGATCACCGCTTTACGACGAGTGCGCGGAATCCCATAGGCGACGGCGAAAAAATCGAGAAACTCCCAGACCTTCATGCCGTCATAAACGCCGAAGTTGTCGGGCATGTAGCCGACGCTATGCCGCACCTTCATCGGCTCGTTGGCGACCGAATAGCCGTTGACGGTTCCGCCGCCGCGGGTCGCTTTCAACAGCGTCGCCAAGTAGCGAATGCTGGTGCTTTTGCCAGCGCCGTTGGGGCCGATAAACCCGAACATTTCGCCAGCTTCGATTTTCAGATTCAAGCACTCGACGGCGGTGAACGTACCGTAGTCTTTGCCGAAGTCTTTCAGCTCGATCATAGGGGGTCGATCTAGTTGGGTCCGCTTTCAGGTAACAATTCAATGCTGTCGGCGCTATCTTGCAGCACCTTCTCAGGCTCTTGCCCCAAGATGCGGCGCGTGTTGACGTCGCTTTCGGGATCGGGCAGCGGAGCGTATTGCAGATGAGCAAGCACCAGCGTCCGCAAGTCGCGCTGCGGCGCCTCGGGCGTGATCTCGACGCCTGGCACATCTTCGTCGGTCCAGCCGATCAGGCGAACGTCGCCCGAGCGCAGATGCCGTACGTCTTTGGCGACATTCAGCAGCTTGCGTAGGCTCACCTCGGCGTCTTGGCCGATGTTGGGCGAAAAGACTTTCGATTGGCTCCACTCGGGGCAGACGTTCCACGGATCGGTCATCGGCTCGAACCGAATCGTCTTCGATTGCTTGGGCGCAATGTCGCCAATCCAGGCGACCTCCAAAGCTCCATTCGGACTATTGCCGATGCGGCGCATCACCGCCACGTCTTTGATCAATAGCTCGCCTCGATAGACGACTTCCGCCGACTTGCCGTCTTCGCCGGGCTTCCAAGAGAAAACCGGATCTTGCGCCAGCGGCAAAATGTATTCGCTATGCATCCGCCCGGTCGAGTTCGACATTACGCTGAACCCGGTCAACGAAGCGGACAAACCTTCCTGATCGAAGCGGACTTCCGAGGGCGAATCGCCAAAGCGGGTGATCACTCCTTTTCCGGGGCCGTAAGTCAGCGGAAGCGCCAGCGCCGAGCCTTGATCAAACTCCGAGTGATATCGCGTCGACAGCGACGTGTACAACGACGTGTAGCGGGCCATGTGGGCGCGATGGTAGTCGGGCTGGATTTCCAGAATGCCGATCTCGGTCCGATTGCGGGCAAACCCAATATCAAGCTGCGCCAACTTGATCACCGCGAAGGCGCCGACAATCGCAATCACCGGCGCCGCGATCCAGGCCCACTCAACCCGGCCGATCAAACGGAAAAAGGCCCAATTGATCGGCACCAAGAACAGCAGGTAAACCGCCGTCACGCGGAAGATGAACGACGCGTCAGGAATGTCGATCCCCGACGCTTGCACCAAACACTCGCGGGCCGCATTGGCGGCGCCGCTTTCGTCATTCCAGGCGGCGACGCCGGAGTCGGTCGCCGCGAAGCCCGCATGCGGCAGCGCTGCAAACTGCGACGGATCGTTCTTGATCGGTTCCTGCTGAACCAGGCCTTGTTCTCCTTCGGTAGCGTCCGCCGTTTGCTGGCCGTCGTAGCGGTCGTAGCGATTGGCGGCGCTTTCGACGTCACGGCTGAAGAATCGCAGCTGCGAGACCGCCAGCGGATCATTCCGCAACCGACTGTCTTTCCAGCGAGTCGTGACAAATTCGACGTCGGTCACTTCATAGCGACGAGCCGGGCGCCGCAAAATCGCCGCGTTAAAGAAGTTGTCAAAGTTCTTCCACTGTTTCGTAATTCGCGGATCGCGCATCTGGAACGCGGTGACGGTGATTCGCCCACGGCCGACGCGACGCTCGGCGACCAGGTCGCCGGTGTCTTGCACGTAGTAGGCGTCGTCGGCCAGCTTCAGCTTTACCCCGCGGGCCGGCGCGCCGCTCAACTTCAGGTCGTACCGCATTGGTTTGCCGTCGATCCGCTCGTTGAGCACGAACTTCTCATTCCAGGTTTGGAAGCGTTCTGGCTCCAGCTCTTCGGCGCCGTCTGACTCAGCCGGCAGATAATCGGCCAAAAAGCTGAGCCGCAGTCGATCGAGCGAACCAGGACCGCTGATGATCAACTGGCCGCCCCAGTGCAACCAATCAAGCAACGCCTCTTGCTGATAAGTCGTCAGCGTTTGCTGATCGATATCGTCCCAGACGATGACCGCGATGCTGGTCCAGGTCAGCGGGTTCTCGGGCAGCGGCGTGCGGTCGATGATCTTGGGAATGACGACGCGATAGTGGGGCGCCGACTCGTTTTGATCCATGGACGCCGACAACGGTTTGACCGTGTCAAGCGAACCGAGAAATTGGTAGTCGTCCGAGTTGGCGGCCAACACCACCATGTAGAATTGGTGCGCGGGCATCGGCTGCGTCGGCAATACTTCCGACTGAACAACCGCGCCGCCCCCTCGATCTTGCAACCGGCACATGAGCCAACGACTGCTGGAACCGACGCCCCCTTGGTTGACCTCCGGCACATAGTAGGTGACGTCGGACCAACTCTCCTGCCCTTTCGCCAGCGCGATTGGCCTAGTCGCCGAGAAAAAGTAGCTGGTTCCCGGCAGCGGAATCGATCCGCCGGTCTGGTTGGTCGTTTTCGAGTAGAGTTCGCCGCGATAGTCGAATGCGTTCGCTTTGAGACGAATGCTGCCGCTGACCCAGTGCCCCGGCTTGATATAGTTGCCAGGCCCGCGATCGTCGTACGGCAGAGCGCGAAACTCCGGCTGTTCAAAGTCGGCCTTCTTCTGCTCTTCTTCCTGCTTCTTCTTGCGGGCCGCCTCTTCCTCTTCCTTGGTCTTATCTCGCACGCAACCGCTACAACCAGGCAGACTGACGACAAGCGATAGTCCAATCATGATCGCGAGCGTCGTCATCCACGACATGCTCCAGCGAGCGTCAGAGGCGAGCTTGGTAGACTTACGCGAGATAGAAAGCGGCATATTGGGTTCCGCAGGACAAGCGAATCAATTCCAGATAACAGCGGATAAGACGATAAGTTGTTCGCAGCAACAGGTTAACAGTCCGTTGATTTTCTCGACGGACTGCATGATCGCACGGATGCGATCCCAAAATAACGACGTAAGTCCGTTATTTTGCGAGCCGCGAAGAGCTACGCTCTGAGCCTGGCGAGGTTGAAAAATGCCACGATGGCATTTTTCAACAGGCAGTTAAAGTTTAGAGCCGAACCACCGTTGGCGAAAGTGATTGCCCTATTTTTCCGATTTTCCTTCGCCCAGCGGCAAATCGCTCGGCACGTCGACGTCCCGGGGGCGAGCCTGAGCGATCGACACCCCGCGCCATGAATTTTCGGTAAACAAATCGCGAATCGTCCCACTTGGCGGCAGAGCGGCGACTTGTTGCGCCTTGCTCCAGGCAAACAGAACCGGGTGACTCCGGCGATCCTCGTAGGTTGCTGCAAGCGTTTCGCCCGCCTCGGGATCGTATGCGGCGAGCACTTCTCGAATCGCCGCGGGGTCGAGCGTCGGCAAATCGGCCGGCGCCAGCATCCAGGCATCACCCGCCTTGGGCGCAAATTTTTCTTCCAAGCGCCGCAGCCCCGCCCGGACGGAATCAACCATTTCTGGCAAGGGAGAAGAAACGGCCGCCAGCTCGATCGCAGAATCTTGCAAGTGAGCCCGCAGCGCCATGTGATCGGCTCGGACCACGACCACGATCTGATCGACGCCGCCTTCGCGCCAGGCGTCAATCACGCGATCAATGATCGGGCGGCCTTCGTAGGGAAGCAGCAGCTTGTCGCTCCCCATCCGGCGACTGCGCCCCGCCGCCGGGACAATCGCAAAGCTGCGAAACCTAGGCCGGCCCATGCGACAGCTTCAAATCGGCAAGCTCGCGCGTGCGGGCCGCTCCCAAATTGCGGACCGAAATCAACTGAGCGACGATGCTGATGGCGATCTCGGCCACCGTTTGCGAACCGATATCGATCCCCACCGGCGCAAAGACGGCGGCGAGCGAATCGTCGGAGACTCCTTGTTCACGCAAGTCGTCGTAGATCAAACGAATCTTGCGGCGACTACCGATCATACCGACGTAGGCGGCGCCTCGGTCGATCAAGCGAGACAACGCCTCCTCGTCATGATTGTGCCCGCGGGTGACGATCAGGCAAAAAACGCGAGCGTCAATGTCCAGTTGCGGCAAGGTCACGTCTAGCTTGCCGGCAACCCGCTCGATCTCGCCCGGAAATCGATCTGCGGTCAAATACTCGCCGCGATCATCACAAACGACGACGTCAAAGTCGGCGTCTTGCGCCAGCGCTGCGACCGCTTTGCCAACATGGCCGCCGCCGACGATGATCAAGCGGCATCGAGGCGGATAGGGTAGATAGGCGTAACCGTTTTCGATGCGAGGGCGCGGCCTGCAGTCGAGCGGTTCGATCCCGGCGACAATCGTTTGCTCGTCAGCATCCGCTACGATTCGCAAAGCGCCGACCGGCTCGGCCGCGGCGTCAAACAAACGGAGTTCGTGCGATCCGCCGTCGATCCGAATCGCTTCGGTCCCCCCCTGCTCCGCCGTAACGAACAATTGTTCGTAATAGGTGCGAGCCCTCGCGTCATCGCCGACCGGATCCAGCAACACTTTCATCCGCCCGCCGCAGATCAGCCCGTCGTCCCAACCGTAGTCGGAATCGAGTTGAAAGGTGAGCAACTCAGGCGATTGCTGGGAGAGAATCCGCAGCGCCTCGCGGCGGACTTCCGCCTCGACGCAGCCGCCGCCCAGCGTGCCGGCCTGATCGCCATCGGCGAAGACCAACATCGTGGCGCCTGGCTTTTGCGGAGTCGAGCCGCGGGTCTCGACCAGTCGACAAACGACGACGGGCCGCTCACTTTGGATCGCCATCCGAAATTGACGCTGTACATCACGCATGGTCGCTTAGGCCGGCTGCAAAACCTGGATTTCCATCCCCTTCACGATATCGGCTACCCTGCGGCGGTAGTCGTCCATGTGAGGCGCGTCCAAATGGGCTTTCAAGTCTTCGATCGTCTCCCACTTCTCGACGACCGTGACGACGTTCTCACGCAGCGGAATCTGCGGGCTCAGGCCCGAGTCGACATCAATGGTCGGACCATATTCAATGAATCCCTTTTCGGCGTGCACCAAGGGGACCAGATCGTGAAAGGCCGACAAAAATTGGCTTCGCAGGCCCGGCTCCAGCTCGATCGTCGCGATTACGTGAATCATGATTGCCAACTCCGTGTTCGACGTGTACCAGTTCCAGCATCCGGCGGAGCGCGTCATTGCGGCCGCCCTGGTTCTTTCAATTTACCAGATTCGCCGCTACGGAGAATCTCTAGAATTTTTGAGCCGCAGACCGCACTTTGGCGGGCCCCAGGGCGTCAGTTATAGTAGGGATTACCGAACAGCAAACCGTCGCCCGAGGATCGATCACGCTATGCCGCCTGTACGCCTATCGCTGCCGCTGATCGCACTGGTTCTGGCCGCTCAGTGCGTCCTGATCGGTTGCGGCAAGTCACGGCTGACCAAACCAGACGTGGCGGTCACCACGCCTGAGGATGGCGGAGAAGCGGGAAATGGGTTCGAGTCGAACTGGACCGACGCCTATGCCGACGCGGCCCGTCAAACGCCCAGCGTCGCCACAACAACGCCGACTCCGCGCACGACTTCGCCGCCGCGCACCTCTCCGCCGATGAAGACTCGTCCCAGCACGCCAACACCCTCGCCAAAGACGGCAAAGCCGCTGATTGGCAAATCGATCGCGATCGACAAATTGGCGCCGACGCTCGAACCGGTCGTCGTGCGAGTTTCGATGACCAAACGAAATGGGGAAGTCGTGCAAGGCGCCGGCGTCGTCGTCCGATCGTCCGGCGTGGTTCTGACGGCAGCCAGCTTGCTGGAAGACGCCATCGCCGGCGAAGTCGAGTTCTGCAACCGGCAAAAGACGCGGGTCTTGGGGCACTTCGACGACACGCGCTCGCAGGCGGATGAAATTGCCCCGATCGCTATCGATACGCATGGATACGAACTAGAAGCGGTCACCGTCGACTCGACGCTGGCGCATCGACGCACGCCAGCGCAGCAAGGGAACTCGTTTCTGTGCTTTGACGCCCGCGGATTTCCTTTTTCTCCGCAGCGCGTCGTCGCCCAAGCGGTCACCTCCAAGCCGCGGAGTCTCGCCAAATACTATGGCGTGTCGGAGAAGTATGACGAAATCTCGACCAACGCCGACGCCGACCTGACCCAACCAGGCAGTCCCTGGTTCGATAGCGAGGGACGTCTGATCGCGATGACGATCGACTCTCCGAGAGGCCGAAACCTAATCGGCGTCGCCATCAAAGAGATTGGGACAAAAATCAATGCGCTACAACCCAACAGCGCCACCAAATACACCGGCACGCCGGGCACGACTCCCCCGGCACAAGAGACGCGCCCCGCGTCGCCGTCGATCTCGGCCGACTTGCCGACCGAGACGATCGCGCGGCCGACGACCGCCATTCAGGGTTCAACCGTTTCGATCAGTCGCCGGGGGCTGCCGGCGGTTAAGGTTGATTCGTACAAGCCAATTGATACTCAGCAGCGGTTTCTCCATTTCACAATGTCGAGAAACGGAAAATGGGCCGCGGCGATCTATAACGACGGCAAAATCTACGTCTACGATCTGCAAGGCAAGAAGGTTGCGGCGGTAATTTCAGCGACCCAGGGCAATTATCTCGACTGTGCGTTTTACGGCTACGACGACAAGCTGATGACGCTGCGTCCTCGCCAGGGCGCCGGCGATCGACCGCTCGCCTGTTGGGATCTCAAAAAACTGCAGATGCTGGGCAACTGGAGCGTCGATGTCGACGCGCAAAAGGTTGTCGTCGCCTACAACGATCAGTTCGTCGCGGTCGCTGACGCCCGCGGTTCGGCCATGACGCTGCGGTTCCGAAACTCGTCCATGTCCACTTACGAAAAGTCGCCGGTCGTCGCGAGCGCCGATCCTGGCGCCGAGCTGACCGTCCTGGCGACTGCCCCCAGTAGCCGATATCTGGTCCTCGGCTTCGCCGACGGCAAGGTCAGCATCCTCGGAGTGATCGGCGATCGGATCCGCAAGCTGACCGACTTTCAGCCCCACCCGGACGCTGAGGTTCGCGATATCGCATTTTCGGCCAACGGCGCCAAGATGGCGACTTGCAGCGATGACGGCAGCGTCCGCTTTTGGGAAAAATGGCAAGCCGATTTTCGCTCCAACCCGATCAACCTGAAAGAAGAC
It includes:
- a CDS encoding alpha/beta hydrolase family protein; the encoded protein is MSFRTLAARVLFIVLTIGATEAYAVDLSAAIGESFAAADTLADIQEENADAKACLEGLCWPRGQFAVDVEAAAEEKGDALVRFPSARTTSNPTNDRVAMQWYAARDEEGHAMKAPAIIVVHESGSGMTVGQVMAKGLRNQGFHTFMIQLPGYGLRKVPGEKKNGAEFLIRMKQSIADVRRARDAVAALPLVDADHIAVQGTSLGGFVASDAAALDDGFDSVFLLLSGGDLHDIIHHGHREAAEVRKRLEAAGIQGEALVELINTIEPLRIAHRLDPKRTWLYNGTYDQVVPLENGQALAAAAHLAPEHHVQLSANHYSGVVFIPYVLTHIRSRIDAVEQPKASD
- the coaD gene encoding pantetheine-phosphate adenylyltransferase, which translates into the protein MSEKNPKFAVYTGSFDPVTLGHLNLIERSSRLVDRLIIGIGTNDQKVGLFSPDERVELVRRVTQHVPNVDVLHFSGLAVDFVRSVGASAMIRGIRPLTDIAGEFTMMMANRKLDPGIETVFLMADEEYGHVSSSLLKQITPLAGDEQLAKFVPREIIADVRSKIPSA
- a CDS encoding ABC transporter ATP-binding protein, encoding MIELKDFGKDYGTFTAVECLNLKIEAGEMFGFIGPNGAGKSTSIRYLATLLKATRGGGTVNGYSVANEPMKVRHSVGYMPDNFGVYDGMKVWEFLDFFAVAYGIPRTRRKAVITDVLELLDLTYKRNDFVNGLSRGMKQRLCLAKTLVHDPPVLILDEPASGLDPRARLEVKALLKELRKMGKTILISSHILTELADCCTSVGIIERGQLLMHGPIEDVYRRIRKNRILQIKVIDNFDAALSIIRSEPSCVDVDIEADRKMITCELQTDDSGVAALLNKLLANQVQVRSYAEKDPTLEDVFMMVTKGLVT
- a CDS encoding nucleotidyltransferase family protein, with product MGRPRFRSFAIVPAAGRSRRMGSDKLLLPYEGRPIIDRVIDAWREGGVDQIVVVVRADHMALRAHLQDSAIELAAVSSPLPEMVDSVRAGLRRLEEKFAPKAGDAWMLAPADLPTLDPAAIREVLAAYDPEAGETLAATYEDRRSHPVLFAWSKAQQVAALPPSGTIRDLFTENSWRGVSIAQARPRDVDVPSDLPLGEGKSEK
- a CDS encoding XdhC family protein, encoding MRDVQRQFRMAIQSERPVVVCRLVETRGSTPQKPGATMLVFADGDQAGTLGGGCVEAEVRREALRILSQQSPELLTFQLDSDYGWDDGLICGGRMKVLLDPVGDDARARTYYEQLFVTAEQGGTEAIRIDGGSHELRLFDAAAEPVGALRIVADADEQTIVAGIEPLDCRPRPRIENGYAYLPYPPRCRLIIVGGGHVGKAVAALAQDADFDVVVCDDRGEYLTADRFPGEIERVAGKLDVTLPQLDIDARVFCLIVTRGHNHDEEALSRLIDRGAAYVGMIGSRRKIRLIYDDLREQGVSDDSLAAVFAPVGIDIGSQTVAEIAISIVAQLISVRNLGAARTRELADLKLSHGPA
- a CDS encoding putative quinol monooxygenase: MIHVIATIELEPGLRSQFLSAFHDLVPLVHAEKGFIEYGPTIDVDSGLSPQIPLRENVVTVVEKWETIEDLKAHLDAPHMDDYRRRVADIVKGMEIQVLQPA
- a CDS encoding WD40 repeat domain-containing protein yields the protein MPPVRLSLPLIALVLAAQCVLIGCGKSRLTKPDVAVTTPEDGGEAGNGFESNWTDAYADAARQTPSVATTTPTPRTTSPPRTSPPMKTRPSTPTPSPKTAKPLIGKSIAIDKLAPTLEPVVVRVSMTKRNGEVVQGAGVVVRSSGVVLTAASLLEDAIAGEVEFCNRQKTRVLGHFDDTRSQADEIAPIAIDTHGYELEAVTVDSTLAHRRTPAQQGNSFLCFDARGFPFSPQRVVAQAVTSKPRSLAKYYGVSEKYDEISTNADADLTQPGSPWFDSEGRLIAMTIDSPRGRNLIGVAIKEIGTKINALQPNSATKYTGTPGTTPPAQETRPASPSISADLPTETIARPTTAIQGSTVSISRRGLPAVKVDSYKPIDTQQRFLHFTMSRNGKWAAAIYNDGKIYVYDLQGKKVAAVISATQGNYLDCAFYGYDDKLMTLRPRQGAGDRPLACWDLKKLQMLGNWSVDVDAQKVVVAYNDQFVAVADARGSAMTLRFRNSSMSTYEKSPVVASADPGAELTVLATAPSSRYLVLGFADGKVSILGVIGDRIRKLTDFQPHPDAEVRDIAFSANGAKMATCSDDGSVRFWEKWQADFRSNPINLKEDGKTIHSITIGYRERLAIGASTASGAILWDTESKSVLDRFDSSPPAIQVELSEAANKLAIISADGSFKIWPIKGPGS